A region of Paroedura picta isolate Pp20150507F unplaced genomic scaffold, Ppicta_v3.0 Ppicta_v3_sca21, whole genome shotgun sequence DNA encodes the following proteins:
- the YIF1B gene encoding protein YIF1B, whose amino-acid sequence MEAAGGGAGPGRAPAKRRPPASPPPQLFEDTSGGSNSGSPPRPAAPPAPFLAEPVSSLAAAYGTSLAAHGKQLVDRNIDRFLPVTRLKYYFAVDTLYVGRKLGLLLFPFLQQDWQVHYQQDTPVAPRFDINAPDLYIPVMAFITYILVAGLALGTQNRFSPDLLGLQASSALAWLIVEVLAVLLSLYLVTVNTDLTTIDLVAFSGYKYVGMIVGLLAGLLFGKMGYFLLLSWCCLAIFVFMIRTLRLKILSEAAAEGVLVRGARNQLRMYLTMAVAGLQPVFMYWLTFHLVR is encoded by the exons ATGGAGGCGGCCGGCGGCGGAGCCGGGCCAGGCCGGGCGC CCGCCAagcgccgcccgcccgcctcgcCGCCCCCGCAGCTCTTCGAGGACACGAGCGGCGGCAGCAACAGCGgcagccccccccgccccgcggcccCCCCCGCGCCCTTCCTGGCCGAGCCCGTCTCCAGCCTCGCCGCCGCCTACGGGACCTCGCTGGCCGCGCACGGGAAGCAGCTCGTGGACCGCAAc atCGACCGCTTCCTCCCCGTGACCAGGCTGAAGTACTACTTCGCGGTGGACACCCTCTACGTGGGCAGGAAGCtcggcctcctcctcttccccttcctgcagcag GACTGGCAGGTCCACTACCAGCAGGACACACCTGTGGCCCCCCGTTTTGACATCAATGCCCCAGACCTCTACATTCCAG TCATGGCATTCATCACCTACATCCTGgtggcagggctggccctgggaACGCAGAACAG attcTCCCCCGACCTGCTGGGCTTGCAAGCTAGTTCGGCCTTGGCCTGGCTAATTGTGGAAGTCTTGGCTGTCCTCCTGAGCCTCTACCTCGTGACGGTCAACACCGATTTAACCACCATTGATTTAGTCGCCTTCTCAGGGTACAAATATGTGGG GATGATTGTGGGCCTCTTGGCTGGGCTGCTCTTTGGAAAAATGGGCTACTTTTTGCTGCTGAGCTGGTGCTGCCTGGCCATCTTTGTCTTCATG ATCCGGACCCTGCGCCTGAAGATCCTGTCCGAGGCGGCCGCAGAAGGGGTCTTGGTTCGGGGGGCCAGGAACCAGCTCCGCATGTACCTGACCATGGctgtggctggcctgcagccCGTTTTCATGTACTGGCTCACTTTCCACCTCGTCCGCTGA